The following proteins come from a genomic window of Halomicroarcula saliterrae:
- a CDS encoding DNA-directed DNA polymerase II small subunit has translation MPLSTPARIVSELASRGYNAEPEAVTRLAGAPSSAAALDRALETMPDDALKLTADHVDSVLDRSESRAAATATPGTDSETAADTPDTQDPSVSTGTPEPESTDRGTLAPVETKGSRDVDISERAIEVANDMTGDSTGTGEYTDFVQVFRDRYEKLASKLRGRVNHRPTDAIQNMAGGSEAALIGMVSDIRSTASGHWLVELEDTNGTFPCLVMKDRPIADLVQQLLLDEVIAVDGTLADDAGILFVDSLHFPDVPRTHKPSTADRHVQAALISDVHVGSQEFMADAWHRFTDWLHTPEAEHVEYLLIAGDMVEGVGIYPEQDKELDIIDIYDQYERFSEYLKEVPGDMEIRMIPGNHDAVRLAEPQPGFDEELRDIMSAHDAQVHSNPALVTVEGVTVLMYHGVSLDEVIAELPDEEASYEEPHKAMYQLLKKRHVAPQYGGHTRLAPEDRDYLVMEEVPDVFHTGHVHKLGWGKYHNVLALNSGCWQAQTEFQKSVNIDPDSGYAPILDLDTLDMTVRKFA, from the coding sequence GTGCCACTCTCGACGCCGGCCCGCATCGTTAGCGAACTGGCCAGCCGAGGGTACAACGCCGAACCGGAGGCAGTGACGCGACTGGCCGGTGCGCCGTCCTCGGCCGCGGCGCTCGACCGCGCACTGGAAACGATGCCCGACGACGCGCTGAAACTCACCGCCGACCACGTCGATTCGGTCCTCGACCGGTCGGAATCGCGGGCCGCCGCGACGGCGACGCCCGGGACCGACAGCGAGACAGCGGCCGACACACCCGACACGCAAGACCCCTCTGTTTCGACTGGAACGCCGGAACCGGAGTCGACAGACAGGGGAACCCTCGCTCCAGTTGAAACGAAGGGGTCTAGAGACGTTGATATTTCCGAGCGGGCCATCGAGGTCGCCAACGACATGACCGGCGACTCGACCGGCACCGGGGAGTACACCGATTTCGTCCAGGTGTTCCGGGACCGGTACGAGAAGCTCGCAAGCAAGCTCCGGGGCCGGGTCAACCACCGCCCGACGGACGCCATCCAGAACATGGCCGGGGGGAGCGAGGCCGCGCTCATCGGCATGGTCTCGGACATCCGCTCTACGGCCAGTGGCCACTGGCTGGTCGAACTCGAAGACACCAACGGGACCTTCCCGTGTCTCGTCATGAAGGACCGCCCGATCGCCGACCTCGTGCAACAGCTGCTGCTCGACGAGGTCATCGCCGTCGACGGGACGCTCGCCGACGACGCCGGCATCCTCTTCGTGGACTCGCTGCACTTCCCCGACGTGCCACGGACCCACAAGCCCTCGACGGCCGACCGCCACGTGCAGGCGGCGCTCATCTCGGACGTCCACGTCGGCAGCCAGGAGTTCATGGCCGACGCCTGGCACCGCTTTACCGACTGGCTCCACACCCCCGAGGCCGAACACGTCGAGTACCTCCTCATCGCCGGCGACATGGTCGAGGGCGTCGGCATCTACCCCGAGCAGGACAAGGAGCTGGACATTATCGATATCTACGACCAGTACGAGCGGTTCTCGGAGTATCTGAAGGAGGTCCCCGGCGACATGGAGATTCGGATGATTCCGGGGAACCACGACGCCGTCCGACTGGCCGAGCCCCAGCCCGGCTTCGACGAGGAACTCCGCGATATCATGTCGGCCCACGACGCCCAGGTCCACTCGAACCCCGCTCTCGTGACGGTGGAGGGTGTCACCGTCCTCATGTACCACGGCGTCTCGCTGGACGAGGTCATCGCAGAGCTCCCCGACGAGGAGGCGAGCTACGAGGAGCCCCACAAGGCGATGTACCAGCTCCTCAAGAAGCGCCACGTCGCGCCCCAGTACGGCGGCCACACCCGGCTCGCACCCGAAGACCGCGACTACCTGGTGATGGAGGAGGTCCCCGACGTGTTCCACACCGGCCACGTCCACAAGCTGGGCTGGGGGAAGTACCACAACGTGCTGGCGCTGAACTCGGGCTGCTGGCAGGCCCAGACGGAGTTCCAGAAGTCCGTCAACATCGACCCCGATTCCGGATACGCGCCGATTCTCGACCTCGACACGCTCGATATGACGGTCCGGAAGTTCGCCTGA
- a CDS encoding O-acetylhomoserine aminocarboxypropyltransferase/cysteine synthase family protein gives MSDDDRGFETDALHVGQEEPDSEARARAPPIYQTTSYVFEDAEDAAAQFALEKPGHIYSRLMNPTVGQLQERLAALEGGVGAVATASGMASLNLATFLLADVGDNVVTASSLYGGTYTYYTHTAPRNGVETRFVDTLDYDAYADAIDEDTAYVHCETIGNPALVTPDLQRLADIAHDHGAPFFVDNTFATPYLCNPIEHGADLVWNSTTKWIHGHGTTVGGVLVDGGSFPWDEYSEKYPEIAGDNPAYHGVNFQERFGDAAFTYAAIARGLRDLGCQQSPFDAWQTMQGLESLPARMDRHCDNAMAVAEFLSDHSDVSWVTYPGLSDHETHEAASEYLDGGYGGMITFGLEAGYDAARSTVESTEIASLLANVGDAKTLIIHPASTTHQQLTDEEQAAAGVTDDMVRLSVGTEAVDDIIADLDQAIGQST, from the coding sequence ATGAGCGACGACGACCGCGGATTCGAGACAGACGCCTTGCACGTCGGCCAGGAAGAACCGGACAGCGAAGCCCGAGCGCGAGCCCCGCCCATCTATCAGACCACCTCCTACGTCTTCGAGGACGCCGAGGACGCCGCCGCCCAGTTCGCCCTGGAGAAGCCGGGCCACATCTACTCCCGGCTGATGAACCCCACCGTCGGCCAACTACAGGAACGGCTCGCCGCACTCGAAGGCGGGGTGGGTGCCGTCGCCACCGCGTCGGGGATGGCCTCCCTGAATCTGGCGACGTTCCTGCTCGCGGACGTGGGCGACAACGTCGTCACCGCCTCCTCGCTGTACGGGGGCACCTACACCTACTACACCCACACCGCACCGCGAAACGGCGTCGAGACGCGCTTCGTCGACACGCTGGACTACGACGCCTACGCCGACGCTATCGACGAGGACACGGCCTACGTCCACTGTGAGACGATCGGCAACCCCGCGCTGGTGACGCCGGACCTCCAGCGACTGGCCGACATCGCCCACGACCACGGTGCCCCCTTCTTCGTAGACAACACCTTCGCGACGCCGTATCTCTGCAACCCCATCGAACACGGCGCGGACCTCGTCTGGAACTCCACGACGAAGTGGATTCACGGCCACGGCACCACCGTCGGCGGCGTCCTCGTCGACGGCGGCTCGTTCCCGTGGGACGAGTACAGCGAGAAATACCCCGAAATCGCCGGCGACAACCCCGCCTACCACGGCGTGAACTTCCAGGAGCGCTTCGGCGACGCCGCGTTCACCTACGCCGCCATCGCCCGCGGCCTGCGTGACCTCGGTTGCCAGCAGTCCCCCTTCGACGCCTGGCAGACGATGCAGGGGCTCGAAAGCCTGCCGGCGCGGATGGACCGCCACTGCGACAACGCGATGGCCGTCGCGGAGTTCCTCTCCGACCACAGCGACGTCTCTTGGGTCACCTACCCCGGCCTCTCGGACCACGAGACCCACGAGGCCGCGAGCGAGTATCTCGACGGCGGCTACGGCGGCATGATAACGTTCGGGCTGGAAGCGGGCTACGACGCCGCCCGCAGCACCGTCGAGTCGACCGAAATCGCCTCACTGCTCGCGAACGTCGGCGACGCGAAGACGCTCATCATCCACCCCGCCTCGACTACTCACCAGCAGCTCACCGACGAGGAGCAGGCCGCCGCCGGCGTCACCGACGACATGGTGCGTCTCTCCGTCGGTACAGAGGCCGTCGACGACATCATCGCCGATCTCGACCAGGCTATCGGGCAGTCGACGTAA
- a CDS encoding AbrB/MazE/SpoVT family DNA-binding domain-containing protein — protein sequence MSSTEDSGEEYGNAEINDRGRLTIPKKLRDEMHLDAGTTFTVVRDGTDIRLVRELPELRTLSSGKSDEDWGPETFRDAGEGTFGGR from the coding sequence ATGAGTTCGACTGAAGACTCCGGTGAGGAGTACGGTAATGCAGAAATCAACGACCGAGGGAGGCTGACTATCCCCAAGAAACTCCGCGACGAGATGCACCTTGACGCCGGGACTACGTTCACAGTCGTCCGAGATGGGACCGATATTAGACTCGTGCGTGAGCTCCCTGAACTCCGGACGCTGTCATCCGGCAAATCGGATGAGGACTGGGGGCCGGAGACGTTCCGTGACGCAGGCGAAGGGACGTTCGGTGGGCGATAG
- a CDS encoding type II toxin-antitoxin system VapC family toxin, whose product MRVLPDLNALSIQLVDDHPGHHYIAEELVPTLQGDRTLLMFGYLPLRVQWVLEDMGFDTVDARNAVSSLLQYPMETVDVGPEVVLDAYEISSQKDHDVYDCFYVSLARHAEADVLLTTDTDFERLCADEPFEYTNPVPDEVLSRFHSVST is encoded by the coding sequence ATGCGCGTACTCCCGGATCTCAACGCTCTGTCGATACAACTGGTCGATGACCATCCTGGCCATCACTACATCGCTGAGGAACTCGTGCCGACACTTCAGGGCGACCGGACGCTCCTTATGTTCGGATACTTACCGCTACGCGTACAGTGGGTGTTGGAGGACATGGGGTTCGACACCGTCGACGCCAGAAATGCCGTCAGTTCACTACTCCAGTATCCCATGGAAACAGTCGATGTCGGTCCTGAAGTCGTCCTCGACGCCTACGAAATCAGCTCCCAGAAGGACCACGATGTCTACGACTGTTTTTACGTTTCGCTCGCCCGTCATGCCGAAGCCGACGTGTTGCTAACGACTGACACGGATTTCGAGCGGCTGTGTGCGGACGAACCCTTCGAGTACACTAATCCGGTTCCCGACGAGGTACTCTCGCGGTTCCACTCCGTGTCGACCTAA
- the serB gene encoding phosphoserine phosphatase SerB yields the protein MLVAFDFDGTLSDSEMTVLLGNQNGTAQDMADITERAMNNEIEYAESLRQRCELLAELPDEQAQAAFDEVELRPGAAEVIAALRDAGVYVAILTGGFDRGVEAALEKEGVEVDAIVANRLPVVDGKLTGNVRGPLIEGTKDDALEVATAIVGEDRDDTIAVGDGANDLPMLEVAGLAIGFEPKPAVEPACDVTVSTMAELHELLEDRGVL from the coding sequence ATGCTAGTCGCGTTCGACTTCGACGGCACCCTCTCCGACTCGGAGATGACCGTGCTGCTGGGCAACCAGAACGGCACCGCGCAGGACATGGCCGACATCACCGAGCGGGCGATGAACAACGAAATCGAGTACGCCGAGAGCCTCCGCCAGCGCTGTGAGCTCCTGGCCGAGCTGCCCGACGAGCAGGCTCAGGCGGCCTTCGACGAGGTCGAACTGCGCCCCGGCGCGGCCGAGGTCATCGCGGCGCTGCGCGATGCCGGCGTCTACGTCGCCATCCTGACCGGCGGGTTCGACCGCGGGGTCGAAGCTGCACTCGAAAAGGAGGGGGTCGAGGTCGACGCCATCGTCGCCAACCGCCTGCCCGTCGTCGACGGGAAACTGACGGGGAACGTCCGCGGCCCGCTCATCGAGGGGACCAAAGACGACGCGCTGGAGGTGGCGACGGCTATCGTCGGCGAGGACCGCGACGACACTATCGCCGTCGGTGACGGCGCCAACGACCTCCCCATGCTGGAGGTCGCCGGGCTGGCCATCGGGTTCGAGCCGAAACCGGCCGTCGAGCCCGCGTGTGACGTGACCGTCTCGACGATGGCCGAGCTACACGAGCTGCTGGAAGACCGCGGCGTGCTATAG
- a CDS encoding cupin domain-containing protein: MELVSAEDVEPHAMGSDVDRRGLADPLGATDVAINRYVLEPGEAFSPGLHAHLDQEELFYVVDGTATFEFRSEPAGESETVQVGPHEAIRFAPGDYQQGRNESDEQVVALALGAPRETTEGRLAQPCPECDSDVLALAAGADGPVLRCPDCGAEMDPGF; the protein is encoded by the coding sequence ATGGAGCTAGTCTCCGCCGAAGACGTCGAACCGCACGCGATGGGCAGTGACGTCGACCGACGCGGACTCGCCGACCCGCTCGGGGCGACCGACGTGGCGATAAACCGGTACGTTCTGGAACCCGGTGAGGCGTTCTCCCCGGGACTCCACGCCCATCTCGACCAGGAAGAGCTGTTCTACGTCGTCGACGGCACGGCGACGTTCGAGTTCCGTTCGGAGCCGGCCGGAGAGAGCGAGACGGTCCAGGTCGGGCCACACGAGGCGATTCGGTTCGCGCCCGGCGACTACCAGCAGGGGCGCAACGAGAGCGACGAACAGGTCGTCGCGCTGGCGCTCGGCGCGCCGAGAGAGACGACCGAGGGACGGCTCGCACAGCCCTGTCCGGAGTGCGACAGCGACGTGCTGGCGCTGGCCGCCGGGGCGGACGGGCCGGTCCTCCGGTGTCCGGACTGTGGCGCGGAGATGGACCCGGGTTTCTGA